A single Elusimicrobiaceae bacterium DNA region contains:
- a CDS encoding polysaccharide biosynthesis C-terminal domain-containing protein, translating into FMVGPVITKKTRVLVWITLLGALTSISANLLLVPLLGIVGAGWAVTCSYLVMAGALFRFTQKNYTIPYQYAKLALLGILGLLLAGLAHLGGALWVRILLLCLYPVLAGQIIKEKPWREVILVGVYSIISKPFIKDIKEGIK; encoded by the coding sequence TTTATGGTGGGCCCGGTAATCACGAAAAAAACCCGCGTACTGGTGTGGATTACTTTGTTGGGCGCGCTGACCAGCATTTCGGCCAATTTATTATTGGTACCCCTGTTAGGCATTGTGGGGGCCGGATGGGCCGTGACATGCAGTTATTTGGTTATGGCGGGTGCATTATTTAGATTTACGCAAAAAAACTACACTATTCCGTACCAATACGCAAAACTGGCTCTATTGGGCATTTTAGGGCTATTACTGGCCGGACTGGCCCATTTAGGCGGGGCACTGTGGGTAAGAATCCTTTTGTTGTGCCTGTACCCTGTACTGGCCGGGCAGATTATCAAAGAAAAACCTTGGCGTGAAGTAATTTTAGTAGGTGTTTATTCCATTATTTCCAAACCATTTATCAAAGATATAAAAGAGGGAATCAAATGA